TGTCGATGAAACCGATCCCGAGCGAAAAAAAGCAGGTCTCGCGCTGCTCGAAGAAAGCCATACCCTGTTTCAAGATGCGATTCGAATCTTGAACGAAGCCACCCAGCGCTATCCCGATTCGGCCGAGACCCTCACCGCTCGCTACCGCATTGCCGAGTCTTATCGCCATAGCGCAAAGTGGCCCCGCAAGCGACTCGGTGTCGTCACCATCGAGACGACGCGCATCGCCCTCAATCGTCAGATTCAGCAAGAGCTCGGACTCTCGATCGAGCAGTACATTGGGATCATCGAATCGCTGAGCAATGGCCAAGAGTCGAACCATACCGAGATCCAGCAGAAGATTTTGCGCAATGCCTATTTTGGTCGCGCCGATGCGCTGTTTGACCTCGGCAAGTACGAGCAAGCAATCGCTGCCTACTCGGCTGCCACCAATCGCTATCAGCATGAACCTGAGTCGCTCGAAGCCTACACCCAAATCGCCGCTTGCTACCGGCTGCTGAGCCGTCCGAACGAAGCCCGCGGCACGCTTCAGCAGGCGCTCGTCGTCCTTGATCGAATGCGAACCGATGCCGATTTCACACGCACCACACGATTCAATCGCGACGAGTGGCGTGAAGTGCTCACCTGGCTCGCCTCCCTGTAACTCGCTACTGCTTAACAACGCATCACGCTACAGCTCGAGAATTATGACACTTCCCACTCAACAGCTCGCTCGCCTGGTTGCTGCCAAGCTCGAAGTGCTCGAGTTATTGGTCCGTATCGCGAATACGCAATTGTCGCTGATCACTTCGGGCGAGATGAGTACGCTGCTGACCGTGCTCACCGCCAAGCAACAGCTGATCACGCGCATGCAGTCGATCGAATCGCAGCTTGCGCCGTTTCGCGATGAAGACCCCGACGCCCGTGTGTGGGGCTCGCCCGCCGAACGCAAAAAATGTCAAGACGATGCCCGTCGCTCGGAAGCGCTGCTGGCCGAGATTCTCACCGCTGAAAAACAGGCGGAAGTGCTGATGATTCAGCGTCGCGACCAAACCGCACTGCGTCTGGATTCGATGCATAGCGCCGGCGAAGCTGGCAATGCTTATGCAGGTTCCCACTACGGTGCCGTCACCGGCAGTCAACTTCGCTACGAAGGTTAAAAGAGAACCGTCATGGACGACGCCACACTTACCATTGCCCCCTCGATGATCGACGGCGACCTGCGCACGATTCTCGAGGCGTGGAACACTGCCACGATGCGACTCGAAGAGACGCATCTCGCGCTGCAGGCTGAAGTACGTCGACTGTCAGACGAACTCGAAGCCAAGAATCGCGAACTCGCGCGCCGCAATCGACTAGCCGACCTCGGGCAAATGGCCTCGCACGTGGCCCATGAAGTCCGTAACAGCCTCGTTCCGATGAAGCTCTACCTGACGCTGCTTCGCCGTCGCATGGGACACGATGCGGATACCGCTCAACTGCTCGAGCAGTTTGTCAGCGGCTTTTCCGCTCTCGAAACCACGGTGAACGATCTGCTTCACTTCTCGAGTGATCGCGACCCGAGCAATAAAAAGTTTGTCCTCGAACCACTGCTTCGCGAGATTATTGCGTCGCTTGCACCTCAGCTCGACGCTCAAAAGATTCAAGCCACTGTCGACGCCGATCCCAAGCTCGTTATCTATGCCGATCGCGACATGATCCGCCGCGCGGTACTGAACCTGGTACTCAACGCCATCGATGTAATGCCCGAAGGGGGCTCGCTGATCATCACAGCAGTTGCCACGGCTCACGCAATCGACATTGAAGTCGCCGACAGTGGAAGTGGCATTGGCGAATCGACCCTCGCTCACCTGTTCGAACCTTTTTTCACGACCAAAAGCAGCGGCACAGGCCTTGGCCTCGCGATCGTCGAACGGATCGCTGAAGCGCATGGCGGTCACATCATCGCCTGCAATTGCCCCGATGGGGGCGCCGCTTTCACCATCTCTATCCCGCGTCAGAATGAGGAACCCCGCTCATGACCATGCTCGCATCCGCCCCCACGCTCACCGGTAGAATTCTGGTTGTCGACGACAATGCCCGCGCGCGGCAAAGCATGTGCGATGTGCTGCGACATGCCGGAAACGACGTGCAAATGTGCGCCAGTGCCATCGAAGCACTGCAGAAGCTGCCGTCGCAAGAGTTCGACCTGATTCTCACCGACTTGCAAATGCCAGGCATGGATGGACTGCAGTTCATTCGCGCTTTGCAAGATCGCAAAATCGACTCGCAGGTGGTGATGGTCACCGCTTTTGCTTCGGTCTCTTCGGCTGTCGAAGCGATGCGGCATGGAGCGCTCGACTATCTCGAGAAACCGTTCGATGCCGATCAACTCGAACAGCTCGTACAGAGGGCTTTGGCCCGGGGTCGCCGTGGCGCAGCGCATTCGGCTGTCACCTCCTCGAGTCAACCTTGGCACTCGATGATGATCGGCACCAGCAGCGCGATGCAGCGTTTGCGATCGCAGATTGCCGTTGCCGCTCCCACCGGCGAAACCGTGCTCATTTCGGGCGAAAGTGGCACCGGCAAGGAACTGGTTGCCCGCTGCGTGCATGCTGCGAGTGGCCGAGCAACCAAGGCACTCGTCAGCCTCAACTGCCCTGCCCTCTCGCCGCAGTTGATGGAAAGCGAGCTCTTTGGCCATGAGCGTGGCGCTTTCACCAGCGCCGATGCGCCTCGCGTTGGACGTTTTGAACTCGCCGATGGTGGCACCATTCTGCTCGACGAAATCACCGAAATCGAACTCCCGCTGCAAGCGAAACTGCTGCGCGTGCTGCAAGAGAAGTCGTTCGAACGTGTCGGATCGAGCGAAACCCTCGAAGTCGACGTGCGGGTCATTGCCACCACCAACCGCGAAATCCGTCAGGAAGTGGTCGCAGGTCGATTCCGCCAAGATCTGTTCTATCGCCTCGCCGTCGTGCCGCTGGTAGTCCCCGCGCTGCGCGATCGTCGCGAAGATGTTCCGCTGCTGGTCGAACACTTCCTCGGTGCAGCTGCCGTTCGACTCGAGCGTTCTCCCATCACCGTCGATCGAGCCGCCAGCGATTTGCTGTGCAGCTATCACTGGCCGGGGAATGTGCGTGAACTCGAAAACCTGATGACCCGGGCCAGCATCCTGGCAACCAGCGAAAAGCTCTCCGCCGATGACCTGCGCAGCTGGCTTCTCGAACCCGAAGCGATGCATTCGGCTGGCAGCGGCAACAGCAGCGGCGAGAGCGAACTGCAAGCTGGCATGAAGCTCGAGGATATGGAGCGCCGTCTGATCGAGGCGACTCTCGATCACTACGAAGGGCATCGTGCTCGCGCCGCTCAAGCCCTCGGGATTGGCATTCGCACCCTTTCGAACAAGCTGCGGCAGTATGGCTATGCCCCACGTGCTCGCAGCTTTGTAAGAGCCGCTTAAAAACCAGCGCACGTCAATTTCAGGCAGAAACTGCCGCATCAAACCGGCAAAACCTGCCGATTGGCTGCTTCCTCAAACTAGAGAACCTCGGTAGCTGAGCGTGAGTAAAACAGCCTTGTTAAATGGAGTAAGTTGCGAAACAAACGTGATTTACGAAGTGAAGAATCGAGCGTACTAGCAGTGATAGCATTCAAGTTTTTTTCGTTCGGCACAACGCTTGCTTCGATCTTGAGGTGAACTGATGTTGCCAGGCTTGCTTAATTCCACGAATATCCCAGCGCTTGCCGAAGTCCTCAACTTCGCTCAAGCAAGGCATGGGGTGCTCGTGTCGAACGTCGCGAACATCAACACGCCCGGCTATCGAACGCGCGATCTTTCGGTCAGTCACTTTCAAGAGAAGTTGAAAGAGGCGATGGAGGTTTCGCAGTCGACCGGCAGCAGCATTTCGCCAGGAATTGTCTCCGCAGATCCTGGTGATCCGATGCGGAGCGTGCGTGCCTCGATGGACAACATCTTGTATCACGACGACACGAATATCGACCTCGAAAAACAGGTAGCCGAGATCAACAAAAACCAGATGCTGCACAACATCGCTTTAACGATCATGACCGATCAGTTCGAGCTGCTGCAGCAAGCGATTAGCGAACGCGTTTAGCAGCGAGTTTTCACCTTTAGTTTCACGTCACTTTGTATCGGGAAAGGACTCCTGAGCCATGCATACCGCTCTCGACATTAGTACGAGCGCACTGGTTGCCCAGCGCATCAGGCTCGACACCATCTCGAGCAATCTGGCGAACATGACTTCGCTCGAACGCGACGCCAGCGGCGAGATGAAACCGTACGAAGGGAAGTACGTACGATTCGAAGCCGATCCCGAGCTGGCCACCCGGCATGGCGCCGTGGGTGTGAAAGTCAGTTCGATCGAAACCGAAACGGTAGAGCCCCTCTATCGCTGGCAGCCCGATCATCCGTATGCGATCAAAGAAGGCCCCCGCAAGGGCTATGTCGCGTACCCACGTATCAATCAGACCGCCGAGTTTGTCGACGCCCTCGTAGCGACCCGCGCCTACGAAGCGAATGTCGGTGTGATGGAAATCACGAAGAACATGAGTCAACAAACCTTGCGAATTCTCGGATAAAAGTGGCCCCCGCAGGTCAGCTAGTGAGAACGACCCATGACATCGATTCAAGGTTTATCGCTACCGATTCCCCTCTCGCCCCCCTCGACCGGCGCGATTGGCGGAGCTGAACAAACCGGTGGTGCGCAGCCCTTCAAGAACGTGCTGCTGGAAGCACTCGATCAAGTGAACAACGTGCAGCACGACGCCGACCAAGCAGTGCAGCAGCTCGTCACCGGCGGTGATGTGAACCCGGCCGAAGTGCTGACGACACTCCAAAAGGCCGACATGTCGTTTCGCATGATGATGCAGATTCGAAACAAGCTAGTGCAGGCCTATCAGGAGGTTAGCAACATTCGCATTTAAGGATGCGAACGTCGCAGAGATCGTCTTCTACCGCATGACGCGATGGACGAGGCGACTCTTCCCTAGTGGCCAGTGATCGATTGCAAGGATGCACGGGATGGACTTCTTCAACAAAGCTGCCGCACAACTCACGGAACTCGTGCGTTCGATGTCCCCCGGGACTCGATTGGCCACGGGCCTGCTGCTCATCGTAGTGGTTGTGAGCATCGGCTATCTGTTTCAGTATCAGGTCACCTCAGGGGATGAGTATCTGCTCGATGGCCGACCCTTTTCTGGCGCCGAACTAACGAACATCGAATCCGCTTTTGCTCAGGCTGGACTCGGCAAGTCGACCGTCGATGGGAATCGGATTCGGATTCCCCGCGGACAGAAAGAAATCTATCTCGCCGCGCTCGCCGAAAACGATGCGCTCCCCGCCGACTTCTATCGCTATCTCGATGAAGCAGCCGCCAGCGATACCCCCTTCACTTCCTCGCGCTCGATGGAAATGAAGAAGTGGAACGCTAAGCAAAAGGAACTCGCTCTCATCATTTCGCGAATGAAAGGGGTGGAAGCTGCCACCGTGCAGTACGACGAAGAGTTGAAAGGTGGCCTCACACGCTCGAAGCAAAAAACGGCAATGGTCGCGGTGCAAACGGCAGGTGGAGCCCTCGAAGATGCGCAGCTGAAATCGATCCGCAACGTGATTGCTTCGGCCTATGCGGGGCTCGATCGTCGCGACATCACGGTTACCGACATGACGAGTGGTCTGTCGTATGGTGGTGGTTCGTCGACCGATGGAAGCATGTCGGAAGAAGACAGCATCTACGCCGCACATAAGCAGAAATACGAGCGCGACTGGCAACGTAAAATCGCCGATCAGCTGGCGATGATTCCAGGTGTAATTGTCGGCGTGAATGTCGAACTGAGCCCTGAACTCTCGCATCAATCGCAAACCATCAAGCTCGATGCTAAACCGGTTGCCGTCGAAAGCAACGAGTTCACGAAAGAGCAATCGAGCACGTCCCCATCCCCTGCGGGACGTCCCGGCGCGATTCCCAATGGTGTCGGCAATCAACCAGTAGCAGTGAATAACACGTCGAGCGCCAATGAGAGCCAGACGAGCGAGTCGCGCTCCGAAGTACGCAATGTCCCCGGTCATGAACAAACCGTGATGAAGCGTGCGCCGCTGGTCCCGACTGTGGTGACAGCTTCGATCGACATTCCTGCCAGCTACTTCACTCGCATTTGGCGCGAGCGTAATCCTCAGCCTGCTGGTGCCCCACCCAAGCAACCTGATGCCGCCGAAATTGCCAAAATCGAGACCGAAACCAAAGGGAAAGTGCAAGAGACCGTTCGCAACCTCCTGCCACCTGTGTCGCAAGGGACCAATCCTTACCCGCATATCGCCGTCGCTACGTATACCGATCTGCCTGGCTCGCCGATGCCGGAAGCGAGCATTGCCGAAACTGCGACCGCCTGGTTTGGCTCGAACTGGCAAACACTGGCCGTGCTTGGCGTCGGGATGTTCGCCCTCGTGATGCTGCGGAGCATGACCCGACCTCTACCACTTCCACCTGCACCAGCGAACGCCAGCTCGTCGCTGAAAATTGCAGATACCGACGCTGACGACGATGAAGAAGCTGCGTCCCCAGCAAGTGCTCTTCGCCGACGACTCGCCGGTGGCCCCAATATCAAAGATGAACTGCGTGACATGGTGAAAGAAGATCCCGACGCTGCTGCCAACATCCTGCGGAACTGGATTGGCGACGCGGCTTAGTACGCTACAGGCTGTCGAATTGTTTTTCGGTAACTGACGGTTGGGGAAATTTGTGATGACCACCACTTCGAACTCATTACGCCGCGCTGCGATCCTGGTATCGACGCTCGATCAAGCATCTGCTGATCGTTTGCTCGATCAATTGCCGCCCGATCAAGCGGATCGAATTCGTAGTGCGATCATGAGCCTCGATGATTTTTCGGATGATGAACAGCAGCGTATCGCTGCTGATTTTCTCGGACGTAGCGATGCTCGCGCCACGGTTAGCTCCGAGAGCGATGTCGAACTCGAGCTCTCATCGGCTGCTCAAAGTCGCAACGATAGTTTCATCCCCCGCTCGCAGGACGACGCGCGCTACAGCGAGCCCTCCTCCCCTTCGCGGAGCCAACCAGCCCAAGACGATGCGCCCCTAAAATTCCTTGAAGAGATCGATCCGGCTCTCGTCGCGCAAGTCCTTGTGCGTGAGCACCCGCAAACGCTAGCGGTCGTGATCGCTAGTCTGAGTGCCGCAGCTGCTGCCAAAGTGCTCGAGCAACTCCCCCCCGCTGTAAGCACAGAAACATTGCACCGGATGGCTTTCCTGCACGACATGTCGGCAGAAGTGGTGGCCGATCTCGCACGGGAACTTCGCAAACAACTCGATGCTCATCCAGCTGGTGTGCGTCCTGCGGCGAAAAACGCGGTGCTCGCCGTCATCGATGCCCTGCATGGCTCGCGCCGTCGCCACTTGGTCGACGAACTTGCCTCGCGCGATGCACGCCTGGTGAAGCAGCTGGGACTCGGAAAGACCGAGGCTCCTCAAGCAGGTCGCAGCGCCGAGCAGCATGAAAGCGTCGACCGCTCGGACAGCCGCCGAACTGTCACCACGAACACCAGCGTGCCGCGAAAACGACTCTCGATCGAGTTTGATCAACTGACGAACCTCGACGACGCCGGGCTCAAACGGGTGCTGAGTGAAGTCGCTCCGCGTACCGCCATGCTTGCTCTTTCGGTGGCCGAACCAGCGCTGATTAAACGCATTTTGAAACAACTTCCCGCGCGCGATGCCGCCGCCCTATCGCGAGAACTCGACAGCCCCGGCCCCGTCCGTCTCCGGGAGCTCGAAGCAGCTCAGTATGAAGTCGCTGCGATTGCTGACGACCTCATCCGACGTGGCGAACTTACCCTTCGTCAGCGCTAGCAGAACACCCAAACCCAACAAGATTTTTAATTACACGCTATGGCTGGCATCATCAAAGCTTCAGGTTCGAATCCTTCGCATGTCGCAGCTGGAAGCACAACGTTCCAGTTCGACGACATCGAGCGTTCGTACCTTGTTCGAGTACGTGCCGAAGCCAACACCATCGTGGAACAAGCGCGAGCCGAAGCTGCCAAGATTCGTGCCCAAGCTGCGGAACAAGGAAAACAGGCTGCAATTCAAGCAGCTGAGCAAGCCCTGAAATCGCGTGTCGATCAGCAACTGCAGTCGCTCCTGCCTGCATTGCAGCAAGCGGTCCGCGAACTTGTCGACGCACGTCACTTATGGCAGCAGCACTGGGAATCGCACTCGATCAAGCTGGCATCGGCGATTGCCTCGAAATTGATTCGCCGCGAACTGGCGAGTGATCCACAGCTTCCGTTAACGCTTGTTCGTGAAGCGCTGCAGATGGTGGTGGGGGCCGACCGCGTGACGATTCGTCTCAACCCTGAAGATCACGCGCTGCTCAATGAAAGTGCTGCACGACTGGCGGCCCAACTTCGGCCGATTTCAGCCTGCGATGTGATTGCTGATGCCACCATCGAGCGCGGTGGATGCCGAGTCGACACACAGCTCGGCTCGATCGATCAGCAGTTCGATAGTCAACTCCAGCGCATCGTGGAGGAGCTGTCGTAGCTGAAATTCCATGATGAACGACTATATCTCACAGCTCGATTCGATCGTCACTTCACGCATCTCGGGAAGTATTGTCCGAACCGAAGGCTTGACCGCGGCAGCCGCTGGATTTCCGGCTCCCCTTGGCAGCCTCGCCCTGATCGAACGACAGGCTGGTGCGCCGGTCGAAGCAGAAGTAATTGGGTTTCGCGATAACCTGACGCTGCTGTTTCCACTCGGTGATGTCATCGGAATTCGCCAAGGAAATCGTGTGACCTTGGCTCGCTCGACACGCAGCGTGCGAGTCGGAAATCAGCTTCTCGGACGCGTGATCGACGCGCGGGGTCGAGTGATCGATAACAAGCCAGCCCCTGTGCTCGCCGATCGTGTGCCCCTCGATCGCAAGCCACCTGCTGCCACATCGCGGCCACGTATCGACACCACTTTCTCCACAGGAGTGCGGGCGATTGATGGTCTGCTGACCTGCGGCGTGGGACAGCGTATCGGTGTGTTTGCCGGATCGGGCGTGGGCAAAAGTGTGACGCTCGGCATGATGGCAAAGTACTCGTCGGCCGACGTGATTGTGATCGGACTCATTGGGGAGCGAGGTCGCGAAGTCAACGAATTTCTCGAGCGTGATCTTGGTCCCACTGGGCTCGCGCGGAGCGTCTGTGTCGTCGCAACAAGCGATGAGCCTGCGATCATGCGCGTGCAAGCTGCTTCGACAGCCACCGCGGTTGCCGAATACTTTCGGGACCAAGGGAAGAACGTGCTGCTGATGATGGACTCGCTCACACGTTTTGCGCTCGCGCAGCGCGAGATCGGGCTAGCCGCTGGCGAACCACCGACAACGCGCGGATATCCACCGAGCGTGTTTGCGCTACTGCCGCGACTCGTGGAGCGCGCGGGGCGGACGCCGCAAGGGAGCATCACCGCCATTTATAGCGTGCTGGTTGAAGGGGATGACGTCAACGAACCGGTGAGCGATACCGTTCGCGGTTTGCTCGACGGACACGTGATTCTTTCACGAAAACTGGCCGCACAGTCGCACTATCCAGCGATTGAAGTGCTGGGAAGTATCAGCCGACTCTTCACCGAAATCACAACACCGCAGCAGCGAAGTGCAGCAGCCATTGTGCGCGAACTGCTGTCGGCCTATCGCGAACATGAAGACCTGATCTCGATCGGCGCCTACCGAACCGGTGCGAATCCCACGGTAGATACCGCGATCGCAATGCGGGGCGAGATTCTACAGTTCCTGAAACAAAGCATCGACGAAAAAACCGATGTCGCGAAGGCCAGCGAAGAGCTGCTGAAACTCGCGATGCGATGCCAGCAGCCTCGCAAAGCAGCGGTAGCACAGGCCCCAGTCATGCAACAACCACCACGTCGCAATTAAACCATACACACACGATTTCTCGAAGTTTTTGAGTAGTTCTTCCCATGGCTCCGTTTCGCTTTCGATTTCAGACACTGCTGAACATGCGAGTGTCGGAGCGCGCGCAGAAGCAGGGAGATCTCGCCAAGGCGCTCGAAGCGATGGACGTGCTTGAGCGTCAAGAGCTTGAGCTCGAGCGCGAGGCTACGCAGCTCGTCGAGAGTAGTCGCGCGGTGATTCAGCCCGGGGCGATGGATGTCGATGCGGTCGTTCGAATTCAGCGGCATCGACTGATTCTTAAGGCATCGGTCGATCAACTCCGCAAACGCAAAAGCGATGTAAAGGCTGAAGTCGACCGTCGGCGATCTGTGCTGGTAGAAGCCGATCGACAGGTTCGTGTGATGGAGAAACTGGCCGAAAAACTCGAAACCGCGCATACGACCGAAGAACTAGCTCGCGAACAGAAGCTAATGGACGAACTGGCAGTGCTTCGCAGCTTCTCTCGACGAGGAGCGTACGAATGAAACCACTATCACTCCTCGGAAGTTTGTTTGCAGCATTCTGCATCGGTACGGTCGTCTCGCTCTTCGTCTTAGCAGGCGTGCTGTGGTCGAAGGGATTTCTGACCGGCGATCGGATGACAGCTGCAATGGCTGCGTTCTACGGGATTCAGCCGAAAACGACGGCTGAAACGTCGACTTCGGCTACCGATGTAACAGAGCAACCTGCGCTCGATGATCTTTCGAGCAAACGTGTGTTGGCAAGTCTCGATCTCGATTTGCGAGAGAACGCGATTGATAAGTCGCTCGGAGATCTGCGTGCTCTGCAAACGCAAATCAAAACCGAGCGCGAACGACTCGATCAGTGGAAGATGTCGTTCGATCAAAGGCTCGCGACGCTTGAAACAGCGACTACTGACAGTGCCCTCGCCGAGGTGCAACGTACGCTCGAGAGTATGCAGCCGAAACAAGCGAAAGAGCAGATTTTGAAGATGCTCGAAGCATCGCCGCGCGGTGCCAACGACAAGCCGATGCGCGACATTGTGACGATCATCAAAGCCTTGCCGCTCGATCGTCGCAAGAAGATTCTGCTCGAGTTCAAAACTCCTGATGAAGCAGAAAAACTAGCGGAAATCCTGCGGGAGATTCGACTCGGAACACCCGATATCGATGTTATTCGCGACAGTCGAAACCAACTGCAGCAAACACCTTCCAATCGATAGCGAGCACTGCGATGCCAATCTCGGCAACCGATAATACGAAGTCCAAGCAGATGCTCGATCTGCTTCTAAGTATTCCTACGAAATCGTCGTCAGCCGATGCCGCGACTGACGAATCGTTTGCTGAGCTGCTTGCGCCACCTGCGAGTGCTTCTTCGTCAAAACCACGGGAATCAGCGGCAGCTACATCACCGCGCGAGAAACTCTCTGCCGAGCCTGCTAAGCGAAGTCGGCGTCCCGATGAGGTGCCACCTGCCAGCAGCAGTGAAACTCCATCGTCGGTAGCGGCTCCAGCATCAGATGCCACGAGTGAAGCAGCTGCCGATACAACGAGCATTGCATCAATTGAAGACTCAGCAGCTGAGCCGGCGTTAACGGAAGAAGCGTTGTCGGCGGAGGCAGAGCGCGCTGCAGCCGAAGCTGCTGCGGTCGCCCTGTTGGCAAGTACCTACGTTGTGTCGCCAGAGAGTCTATCGCCTGCAGAAAATGGTGATGCCGAGCTTCTGCCAACGGATGTGGTAGATGTTGATGCCGTGACACTCGGCGATGTATCGAAAAATCTTTGGAACCAGGCCACCACAGCCGATGTGGTAGCTGCGGAGTTGCCTGAAAGTGCGGACGTTGACGTAGCAGCAACTTCGCTCGATGCGATTGCGAGTGCATCAGAGGCTGTCGCAAGTGACACCGAAACATCGGTGACGACGCTCAACAATGCTGAGTCGACTATCTCCGAGGAACTGTCGGCCACGATCTCGGTGGAAACTGTGGGTGAAACTCAGGAAGCCCCCACAGCCGCTGAAATTGCCGTAGAAACAGCTTCCGCTGAACAGACTTCAGCGGATGACACGGAAGTAGCAAAGCAACTTGATCGCGATGGAACAAACGAAATAGAGTCCTCCATCACGAGCAGCAGTGTTGGTGAGACATCAGCGAGCATCGAGGCCACCACAACGACCGATGGTTCCACGAGCGATCGTGGAAGTGAGTCGTCCGACGATAGTTCCTCGAGCGAAAGAGCGACTTCTGCGACAAGCGACGAACTCAGCGCGAGTGAAATACTAACGTCGCTAACAGGAAACAGTGCTACGACATCGGAGACGCCGGCCATCCCAGCGACAGTGCCAAGCGGCGCAGAGGCTGCCGCAGCGGCCGCTGCAAGTGGAAGCGCCGGTCGCACATCAAGCGTCAATGTCAGCGGAAGCACGAGTGGCAACAGCGCGAGCGCACAACCACTGCAAGCTCCTCCAGCGAAGTTGCCCGCTCAGGCCCTCACTGCTGGGACGGCAAAGCAACCAGCGGCCGCGAGCACTCCCGTCGAAATCGATCCTGCAAAGTTCCTCAGCCGCGTGACGAAGGCGTTTGCAACGGCTCGCGAGCGTGGTGGACCAGTCCAGTTGCGGCTGAATCCACCGGAGCTCGGGGCTCTCAAGATTGAAGTGCAAGTTCAAGATGGGAGTATGACCGCGCGGCTCGAAGCAGAGACCTCAGCGGCCCGCGCGGCAATCCTCGAAAACCTGCCGCAGCTTCGCGAACGACTGGCCGAGCAAGGGATTCGAATCGATCGCTTCGACGTCGAACTCCTCCCCGATCAATCGCAACAAAATCTGGCGAATCATCAGGGAAATTCGACCCCCGAACAGAATTCGACGGACGCAGGCAGAACAGCCACTCGCATCAAAAACGACGTAAATCCTGGTAGTATCGACAGTTCAGTTCCATCGGTGGTGGCCAATGATCGACTGAACGTAGTGGTTTAACTCGCCAATACTTTCTTCGTAATTGATGTACACATCGTTACGATTAACTTAGCAAATACTCAAAACTTACTAAGCACATACTTACGACTTTAGGTGACCTATGTCGAGCGTAGCAGGAACAGGATCGACAAGCGGAGCTGGCGCGACGACCAATTCGGACAAGCCTAAATCGCTTGAGGACCTCGGCATTGACGAGTTTCTGCAGCTCATGATCACGGAGCTGACGAATCAAGATCCACTGAATCCTATGGACAACGCACAGATGGTCGAGCAGATCGGCCAGATTCGCGAAATTGCCTCGAACGACAAGTTGTCGCGGACACTCGATTCGGTTCTCACCGGCCAAAGCCTCACGACAGCCAGCGGGCTGATTGGCCGAGAAGTGACAGCCCTCGATCTCAACAATGAGAACGTGGAAGGGATTGTGGATCGGGTCTCGATTGAAGTCGACGAGGATGACGCGACCAAACGAACTTACAAAGTGCACATCGGCGACAAAGAAATCGACCTGAAGAACATTCGCGAGATCAAGGAATAGCAGGACGCGCGCAAAAGCGCAATAAGTTGCGCTTTTGCGCGCGTTTGAATACGAGATGAAACAGTTTTGAATTGGACTTAGGCAGGTCGCTCGGCTGTTCCCGCCAACAGCTATCGCACCAGCCTTTCACCTGAACGATCACACTCACCTTCCCTCGGGAGGATTTTGACATGGGTTTAGCATCCGCACTTACGACCGCTCTCACTGGCATGACCGCTGCGGAAACGCAGATCGACGTGGTGGGCAACAACCTCGCCAACTCGCAAACTGTCGGCTTCAAAGCGAGCGACAGTGTGTTCGCCACGCAGTTCCTTCAGACTCAAAGTCTTGGTAGCGGGCCGACATCGGGAAGTGGTGGTACGAATCCTCGTCAAACCGGTCTCGGTACACGCGTTGCCGAAATCACACCCGACTTCACCCAAGGAACCATCGAAGTAAGCTCGAATCCTTCGGATCTAGCGATCCAAGGAGAGGGTTTCTTCATTGTGCAAGACTCGCAAGGTGAGCAGG
This window of the Pirellula staleyi DSM 6068 genome carries:
- a CDS encoding flagellar protein FlgN, with translation MTLPTQQLARLVAAKLEVLELLVRIANTQLSLITSGEMSTLLTVLTAKQQLITRMQSIESQLAPFRDEDPDARVWGSPAERKKCQDDARRSEALLAEILTAEKQAEVLMIQRRDQTALRLDSMHSAGEAGNAYAGSHYGAVTGSQLRYEG
- a CDS encoding HAMP domain-containing sensor histidine kinase — encoded protein: MDDATLTIAPSMIDGDLRTILEAWNTATMRLEETHLALQAEVRRLSDELEAKNRELARRNRLADLGQMASHVAHEVRNSLVPMKLYLTLLRRRMGHDADTAQLLEQFVSGFSALETTVNDLLHFSSDRDPSNKKFVLEPLLREIIASLAPQLDAQKIQATVDADPKLVIYADRDMIRRAVLNLVLNAIDVMPEGGSLIITAVATAHAIDIEVADSGSGIGESTLAHLFEPFFTTKSSGTGLGLAIVERIAEAHGGHIIACNCPDGGAAFTISIPRQNEEPRS
- a CDS encoding sigma-54 dependent transcriptional regulator, translated to MTMLASAPTLTGRILVVDDNARARQSMCDVLRHAGNDVQMCASAIEALQKLPSQEFDLILTDLQMPGMDGLQFIRALQDRKIDSQVVMVTAFASVSSAVEAMRHGALDYLEKPFDADQLEQLVQRALARGRRGAAHSAVTSSSQPWHSMMIGTSSAMQRLRSQIAVAAPTGETVLISGESGTGKELVARCVHAASGRATKALVSLNCPALSPQLMESELFGHERGAFTSADAPRVGRFELADGGTILLDEITEIELPLQAKLLRVLQEKSFERVGSSETLEVDVRVIATTNREIRQEVVAGRFRQDLFYRLAVVPLVVPALRDRREDVPLLVEHFLGAAAVRLERSPITVDRAASDLLCSYHWPGNVRELENLMTRASILATSEKLSADDLRSWLLEPEAMHSAGSGNSSGESELQAGMKLEDMERRLIEATLDHYEGHRARAAQALGIGIRTLSNKLRQYGYAPRARSFVRAA
- the flgB gene encoding flagellar basal body rod protein FlgB yields the protein MLPGLLNSTNIPALAEVLNFAQARHGVLVSNVANINTPGYRTRDLSVSHFQEKLKEAMEVSQSTGSSISPGIVSADPGDPMRSVRASMDNILYHDDTNIDLEKQVAEINKNQMLHNIALTIMTDQFELLQQAISERV
- the flgC gene encoding flagellar basal body rod protein FlgC, with the protein product MHTALDISTSALVAQRIRLDTISSNLANMTSLERDASGEMKPYEGKYVRFEADPELATRHGAVGVKVSSIETETVEPLYRWQPDHPYAIKEGPRKGYVAYPRINQTAEFVDALVATRAYEANVGVMEITKNMSQQTLRILG
- the fliE gene encoding flagellar hook-basal body complex protein FliE, which codes for MTSIQGLSLPIPLSPPSTGAIGGAEQTGGAQPFKNVLLEALDQVNNVQHDADQAVQQLVTGGDVNPAEVLTTLQKADMSFRMMMQIRNKLVQAYQEVSNIRI